The window AAGTATATTCCTTCTTGATTAATTgtgcatatatatatagacacacacacaaatattactttttaaaaaataattttcgctTTTAGTAAATTTTAAGCAAAATGATGAGAATGCAGTAAAAGCAAAAAGCTCAAACCGAAAAGTTAATAATGGTAGCAAAGGCCCTTTATCCCTTTACAATTTAACGATAAAAAAAAGTGTCCATTTCAAAGGGAAAggctaaataaaaaataaacaatattttttacatGTGAATGCTGGGTAGGAAGGAAACTATAAGAAGATCTGTCCTCTTTAAGATAATCATATATGGATGTAATTTGTCTAAGATTCAATCTATATATTCCTGTTAATAAGACAACTTTTTATTTGCATATGACCATAACGATTAACGATCATTAAATCTTTTTATTGtctattatttcaaaaataaattgataTTGGTAACTTggtgtatatatatttttgcaaTGTATTTGACTATTTGTTAACATCATTTGGTGACTATACAAATTTTTACATTATTCAATTATgtgtaagttttttatttttaattttttaataatatttttcaatttcacACATAACAAAAAATTGACATTAgactataaaaagaaaatttaggaggtcagcaattttattaaaatttgaccaatacttaaccaacaaaaaaaaaagtgagtaatcttacattattagatgtaatctcacatcattaaaaatactaataataactaattgatggctacaaatcacaaaaactgCTATCCTAACATTCCTCTTTCTAATAATCATGTTACacgtacattaaaattaatttctagtataaattatacattaaaatacaaatacatattaaaaatgagttacacaatatataataactaattttagtcgctaaatttaatatataaataatatttttgaaatttcaaataGTTCTTGAAACAACCTAAAAGTAGATAAGTAGCAGTAGGTAGAAACCTTTTTGAATCGCCACATAAACTATTTCCATTTATTCTCACAGAAGAATCATAACACCAAAATGCATGCGTTCTCATCAACAATAATAAGCACTCCATGATCATTTAGCCATATTCATCACCAtcaccctcctcctcctcctccatttttttttcactcTTAGCTTGCACATATACATGGGAGCTCGTTGCTCCAAATTCTCTTTTTGCTGGTTCCACTCGAACCTCAAACCATGTGTCCTTGAATCCCCCGACCAAGGTTAGTTTCTTATGTTTCGTCTCAGTCCcaaattattcttaaaatatatttaatgcgACTAAATATATAaccatttattaatataatttctaGAGTAGGTATTAAATATGATTGAGAAATCTATGGAAATGTTTCTGGGCCTTGAAAGATGTGATTTTGTTGCAGAAAATGGTGGAAAGAGTGAAAAGGAGTTGTGTGTGAGGTTTGGAGAGTTCAAGTTGGAGGAACTGAAGGGTGCAACAAACGGTTTCAGTTCGGAGAACATAGTGTCTGAGCATGGAGAGAAGGCTCCCAATGTGGTCTACAAAGGGAAGCTTCAAAATGGAAATTCCATCGCCATTAAACGCTTCAACAAGTTTGCTTGGCCCGATTCTCGCCAATTCCTTGTTCGTTAACAACAACTACTTTTCTCTTACTCATATCAATTATCTATATAAAAAtgaataatgttgcaggaagaagcaAGGCAAGTGGGGAGCCTTAGAAGTGAACGTTTGGCGAATTTGATTGGTTATTGCTATGAAGGGGAAGAGAGGCTTCTAGTTGCTGAGTTCATGCCCCATGAAACACTTGCCAAACATCTCTTTCATTGtaccttattctttttctttctttctaattaATATACTAATATTTCATTAATAACCtccacttattttattttttatggatgCAGGGGAGAGAGAGCCAATGAAATGGGCAATGAGGTTGAGGGTGGCATTGTACTTAGCTCAAGGTCTAGAGTATTGCACAAGTAAAGGAAGGGGTTTGTATCATGATCTGAATGCCTATAGAATCTTGTTTGACCAGGATGGTAATCCTAGGTTGTCTTGCTTTGGcctcatgaagaacagcagagatGGCAAGAGTTACAGCACTAATTTGGCTTTCACCCCTCCTGAGTATCTAAGGACTGGTATAATCTATTGATGGAACCACTCTTTATATGCTTGAAATGTTACAATAATTGTAATAACCTTCTTGGTTTATATATATGCAGGGAGAGTGACCCCAGAGAGTGTGGTTTATAGTTTTGGAACATTGTTGCTTGATCTCTTGAGTGGTAAACATATTCCCCCAAGCCATGTaagtttgcttttaatttcaaaacaaaatcatTGAGTCATTCTTAATTAAGAGAGAAATTGATTTTGTAATCATCAAATTTGCAGGCACTTGACCTTATTCGGGGGAAGAATTTCTTGATGTTGATGGATTCAGCGTTGGAGGGTCATTTCTCAAAAGATGATGGAACAGAGTTGGTTCGTTTGGCTTCTCGTTGTTTGCAGTATGAACCTCGTGAGAGGCCAAATGCTAAGTCTCTTGTTGCTTCTCTCATCTCACTTCACAAACAATCAGAGGTACTACTTACACATTCAcactaaaaattgaattaa is drawn from Arachis hypogaea cultivar Tifrunner chromosome 12, arahy.Tifrunner.gnm2.J5K5, whole genome shotgun sequence and contains these coding sequences:
- the LOC112727857 gene encoding serine/threonine-protein kinase BSK6, whose protein sequence is MGARCSKFSFCWFHSNLKPCVLESPDQENGGKSEKELCVRFGEFKLEELKGATNGFSSENIVSEHGEKAPNVVYKGKLQNGNSIAIKRFNKFAWPDSRQFLEEARQVGSLRSERLANLIGYCYEGEERLLVAEFMPHETLAKHLFHWEREPMKWAMRLRVALYLAQGLEYCTSKGRGLYHDLNAYRILFDQDGNPRLSCFGLMKNSRDGKSYSTNLAFTPPEYLRTGRVTPESVVYSFGTLLLDLLSGKHIPPSHALDLIRGKNFLMLMDSALEGHFSKDDGTELVRLASRCLQYEPRERPNAKSLVASLISLHKQSEVPSYVLMGLKHETTLSSTKQLALTPFGEACLRVDLTAIHEILEKIGYKDDEGIANELSFQLWTSQMQETLNLKKHGDTAFRAKDFATAINCYTQFIDGGTMVSPTVYARRCLSYLMKEKGEEALGDAMQAQTVSPQWLTAFYLQAACLFTLGMDHDAQQTLNHATNMEPKTNKI